One Endozoicomonas gorgoniicola DNA window includes the following coding sequences:
- the fur gene encoding ferric iron uptake transcriptional regulator, with the protein MSSQTLKKAGLKVTLPRLKVLEAMESLVGTHVSAEDVYKLLLETKTDIGLATIYRILNQFEEVGLLTRHHFDGAVARFELKSSSHHDHMICADSGEIIEFIDPVIEARQKEIAREKGYELLGHSLILRVKSAEKSA; encoded by the coding sequence GTGAGTAGTCAGACGTTAAAAAAAGCAGGACTCAAGGTCACACTTCCCCGACTAAAAGTACTGGAAGCAATGGAGTCATTGGTTGGAACCCATGTCAGTGCAGAAGATGTGTATAAACTGTTGCTGGAAACAAAGACGGATATTGGTCTGGCTACTATTTACCGCATTCTGAATCAGTTTGAAGAAGTGGGGTTATTAACCCGCCACCATTTTGATGGTGCTGTCGCCCGGTTTGAGCTGAAGTCTTCCTCACATCACGACCATATGATCTGCGCTGACAGTGGCGAAATTATTGAGTTTATTGATCCGGTCATTGAAGCAAGACAAAAAGAGATCGCCAGAGAAAAAGGCTATGAGTTACTAGGTCATAGTCTTATATTGCGTGTTAAGTCAGCAGAAAAAAGCGCTTAA